The Papaver somniferum cultivar HN1 chromosome 6, ASM357369v1, whole genome shotgun sequence genome segment tgtaaagattgcattccttattaataaatgtttaggttcatgtacaaccgattttataaagtaacctacttaagtatgtgtacttaagtaaccggattttgagtttgttttagttttcaaactcaacagaaattcacgaacgtgaacttttgccagtatgcgtacgagtacgcgtactttaggtaaccgaatgagtttgtttttggttttcaaacacaacagaaattcacggacgtgaacttcctccagtatgcgtactcgtacacatacttacccagtgtcctacaacctttttgtatacacacaagtatgcatactttaggttccagGTTTTGTActcatacactaatgtgcgaacacactatgcttatatctaaagatggttacaatattctaaactctttatttcaatcattgaaacattcttctataatgataatagccgttttcacacactattagcatcaaaacaattttcaagatattgaaataatcattatcgaaacattccaagtcttacaccaaatgattttcACACACttagtcgaagcgaaagcttaccaacacatattttgagaaatatgtaagcgagatatacttagcttcaaatctcaaatgtgtatatagaaaactatatcgtaatacgacttatgtctcaatataggagatagagtagaaatagactttccaagtgatagatgagtttaagtctccacataccttttttgcaagaagttccaaaagctatccttagtagttcttcgtcttcaagtgataaattccgtgaagtctaagctcaactacacaaactatgtcctagtccgagacatctataaataggctagaaattaatacttatagttttgatcactaacattgacaaacatgcttgagatagcaacgcatgcgagttcgaccgagcagtgctctaacacaatcaTTAGTAGGTCACAAAAAATTGGTAATTAAAACCATATGCTTTGTGTATTCACAAATCAATTTAAGCACACAAACTTCTTGTTGCACTATAATTGTTAACCAAACATGTAATTTAAGTAAATTGATGTTACACAAACATATATAATCCAAGTGATTTTGAACATAAAAAAAGTTGATATACAACTGATCAAAATCATATTATTCCTTGACAAAGTAATACAAATTTACCTCTATAAAAGATTATTGCTCATGTCATAGAATTTGGTTGCTAGCCACATGCTTAAGTTATCATGAGAATTAAATTTCAACTAAATATACTCTAAGTAattgggtccaagagcatagctcagtggtatcccatcaactccagtaaggaggaagtcaggggttcgatCCCCACCGTAGTAAAGGTTTGTATTTaattagttgtatagaggggTTTGGCGGGGTTGGGTCTAGCAGTGGGTCTAGTCCAGCTAGCTGGATTTGGGTAGGGGCCTGGGTCCGGCTttagcctatcaaaaaaaaaaaaactttaagtaATCACTACTACAGGTTCCCATGATATTCCCAAAGTGATAGCACATCACTAATCAAAGGTTGCTAGACATAATCAAGAGATTACACACATTTCACATTTTCTGGACAGACATGCACAACAATTTTCCAAATAACTTATCTCTTAAACCGCATATCCAAATTAGATTAATCAAAAATGGGTTTAAAGATAAGATCCAGAACTAAGCATCTTATTTGGATCAAAATTTCCAAAAACTCATAGTTATACCAGAGAAAGTTGATTTTTTGGCAGAGTATTTTCTGCCGGTCAGAATTTTCCAGAAACGTATCACAGTTTTgtaaaatattaaataaatacTTTTAAAACTCCAAAAATCATGAAATTTAGTGGGATTATAAATCAAGATGTATAGTACATCGTGTTAAAATGAGTTGATAAAAATCTTCCTGATTTAAGAGATAAACACAAAAATCTACAGATtaacaaaattttaatttttgtttttcactaaaAAGATAAACATTTTTAGATTTCTAAAGTTAGTGAACACCAACCATTTAGAAATCAATCAATCGTTCAATTTTTTATTATAAATCCAAATCCTTTATTACTCTTTCCGTTAAATTAGTAGtttgcaaaaatatttttcttgattgttgtTACTAAAATTAAACTAGAATATTGTCTTTAGATTGTTGGCTTGGTAAcaacaataataaaaataaattgtatAAGCACAAGTGATATTTAGCTCTATTTGAAGAAGCTTGGTGGTTGAATCACGTCGAGTAGCATGCGGAACAAAAATGATAGAGGAACGTATTAAATACGATGTCCTAAAGACAATATTGCTTGCTACTCCTCTAAACAGAGAGATATTATAACTTCATTGGCGAGTTGCCTCCAGGACACAACTATCATTAGTGTTCCTCATTGTAGCATACAAGAGTAGACCCTAAGAAATTGGCAGTGAGACACAACTCAGTGAAACCACCTTGTTTCACACAAAAAACTCatggaaaaaaaaacatagatgAAGATAGcttgttttctctttttctctcctaCTCTCTTTTTCCTAATAAAAACCGAGGAGTTATGAGTTGAGTTgttctctcaaaaaaaaaaaaaaccggaaGCCAtagttttaaagaaaaaaataaaagaagaggaTGTTCATTTTTGTTTCTCTAGTTTCTCAGTTCTCTATATTCTCCAACGGTAAAGAAGTTGCTTTCTTATTTAGTGTTTTTGAcgtcaaaaacaagaaaaagaatcttgcatgtgaaaaagaaaaaaggtaagAAGATTATTCTCacataaacatatattttcaattaAGGCTTTTATGAATATCCAAACAGTGATAAGAAAAACGTGAAAGAGGTTTCAAACAcgagaagaagaataaaatgaGTATAAAAGATGTGCAATGCTTTTGTCagtttacaaaacagaaaacatGCATGAACATAATGATTTATTGCATTTTTCCTTCTCTAGTTCAAAATcaagtttttcaatttcttatgTGAAGTTCCAAAACTCAGTTGTCGTTAGACTCGTTATTATTAAGAAAAATTCTCAAAGAATGTGTGACACAATAAAACTCGTACTTCGTGTTTGTAATCTCGTATGAAAATGAAACTTTTGTTTTAAACATTCACTTTGAAAAAAAATAGGGAACAAAAGGTTTAGGGGCCAAACCACATTAAATGTTTTAATTGTTTAAAACAAAATTGTTTTTCAAACATTAAGATCATCAGGCAATTAAAAGCAACAAGGTATATCAAGATTCTATGATGTTAATATTTTTTAACGCAAAGATTCTATAATGTAAATAAGTGGATTTATGAAAGTAAAATTATTGTATTAAATGATTCTTTAAACGAGAGAGTCTTTACTAAATCTACACAAtcaattaaagaaaaataaacgaaGTTTTTTACATGGGTTGCATTGGAAGCAACCCTCTATCCCAATATATTCCTATTCGCAAGTGCTTAGATTATCAGGTTCGTTATCCTTCCTCTTTCATGATGCATTCAACTATGACGTAAATTCTATAAAAGTAGCTTCTTTGCAGGGTATCATGAGACCTCCCATCGAATGATCGAAACCGTACTGTTCTTATGCACGACTTAGTAAGTCTTGGAAAGTGGGATGATTCAAGTAACATACTGGAATGACGAACCTCTTCTTTTCAATTTCTCAGACATAAACAACACAATTCCCTTTATGTACATCTATTATTGATGCCGATGCCGGCCGAGTGATAAGAGATTGTTgcttgagaattttttttgattgagAAACCATTGAGCGGAAACGGTTACCCATTATTGaagtaaagagaaggaaaaaatgaTTTTTAATGGGGAAATTAGGCTAAGGACCTACCCATGGattacccataatatgaggcccctaattagaagaagtttaaatctaggccccgaattaACGAGAAGTTACACATCTGTATGACAAATGTAACGAGAAGTTACACTTCTATATTGCATATGtgtctagaagttacacatccatatggcatgAAACAACTACATATAAGTATATATATGGCACGTgtaattaaaaattacaaatgcatataacatgtgtacaaaagttacacatccatatttccatgcatatgacatgtgtactttgaagttacacatccataatgaacgtgtatccagaagttacacatgcacatGGATGTGTATCTCAACAGTTACACGTCAAAAAAGAAACATATATTCAGTTCATATTGAAATAATaatttcatttacaataatttgtcTGTTTAATTACTATTAACACAATAAACGATCTAATACACAATGTGTAAAATGAAATCCTAGAAATGTTCCCTTCACTTTTTGTCATTATCGATTCGAAAATGCTTGCATATCTGCAAACAAAATAAACACCCATGAGATTAGcgtaattaaaaaataaaatagtacAAACAtcacactaaaaacatcaatgcATAAATCAACTTTGATGAGATTAAAAGAACAACACACACATCAATACATAAATCAGTTTCTCATGCATCTAAAAAAAgcgtaactagaagttacacacatgCATCTGGGGTAGTGTAACTAGAAAGtacacatgcatctaactagtgtaacttagagttacacatgcatatggcatattCATCTGTCATGAACTTGCATATAACTTGTAATTAAGAGTTACAATATAAGTACCTTTTTCACGTTTGGTGGAATGCGTTCAATGACTGACGAACCAAAAGGTATCTATATCCACTAAAGACGGCACCTCCACTTAGATATTTTGGACAAAATGATAAACTAGTTAGTGTCAAAGCACCTGCCAACCAATGTTAGCTAGTAAGAACCACATTTTAGGCCAGTGTCActgtagtatagtggtaaagtcactgggtgatgataccagcgaCCTGATTTCGAAACTCGCTAGCATCAAATTcttttaccgataaaaaaaaaaaccacatttTAGGAAGAAAGTAGAAGAAATATAATAATTCCACATATGAGCATTCAAGAGTGCAAATTTGTGCACACCCTTAAAATCGGGGTGCACGTTCCGGCTTCTGTTATTGGCATGTACCTACTTAAGTGATTTTAGTTTCCTGGTTtgttctttccttttcttttaccaAAAATAAAGACTATCGTTATTTTCTAGATAAACCTCCATTAAAACCTCTCTTCTCTTCCAACAACAGAGAAGAAACCGTGaaacgaaaaaaaaaacgaagaataaATCTATTTACTCCGGTTCTCAAAAACCCTAGCAACAAACAATGAATTCACCCAATCAAATATGTAACTATACATCAAAACCTCAaataaattaggtaaaaaaatttaTAGAGTTCACAACAGAGTTTAAAGAATTATAAAAAGTTACATTACAGTGCAATGCAAGAACTCAAAGATAAAACCCCAAAAGAGCTGCAACTGGTGGTGCTTTTTTCACGAACAGTTGGTGGGCGTTATTGTTGGCACAAactaataatgattaatttttctCCAAATTCGATTTTGAGTATaaaccaaatccaaatccaaagtcttttccagtagcaagtaccgggtcGACTAGAGAATTTCTCCTAAGAGTAGAACATAGGTTTTACGCCGGCCTGTCCGAGCCTCGCATAACTTGCACTTATAATATTTTATAATGTCAGAAACACTCATTAATCAGCCACCATTATTCCACAATTTGAATGGCAAAAGAGCTTGTCAAATACTGATTTCCCACTAAAGCCTTTGTCAAAACGTGATTTTCTTAACTTCACCCGTAACCCTTCGTCTGGAGCACATAACCCATGATAGAAACCATTAGTGTTATATTGATTTTTCATCTTAAACTACAACCTAAAGTATTTGCAATGTTGTACTCATTCCCTTCCTTCTCTTCATTGCGttcaaaaaaaatttcattaCACTGTTTGTACATAATCCATCGACCATGGCCTTGCCGGTAGTAGACCATGCTTCAGTGAAGAGAGAACTTACTATTGTTGTTTGGAAGAGCTTGGAAGAGGTAATGGAGGTCTAGAAAATAACGACAGTCTTTATTTTCGATAAAAAGGGAAAGAATAAACCAGGAAACTAAAACCAGGTAAGTGAATATAGGCCAATGAGAGTGGCCGGAAAGTGCACCCCAGTTTTaagggggtgcacaaatttggactcagCATTCAAGCATGTTAATTTTTaacattttattaaaaaaattacatCTCAGTTTAGAACATCACAATTTGAACTTAAcatttacacatgctaattaaaaacaaaaaacaaaaactcaTACCTGAAAAATCTCGGATCAAGTATACAAGCTATATGGATGTGTAGACGCAAGTTATACATGTTGATTGGAtgtgtagacgcaagttacacatgctaattgaaagAAAAACAGACTCAAAACTAGAAGAAGTTATATTTATGTAtaactgcgagttacacatgctaattggatgtatAGAATAAAGTTACACATGATGTAGACGCAAGTTACATATGTTAATTGAAAGAGAAAAACAGACTCAAAACTAGAagaagctatatttatgtgtaattaagagttacacatgctaattggatgcgTAGAAGCAAGTTAAACATACAAATTGAGTGTGtagacgaaagttacacatgttgtaTATCAACACATAACAAATTAAATAAACAAACAACTTCACTATTAGATTCAAAACATAGATGTTAATGAAAAGAAATCGTAGAGAGAGTTCGAGAatcatgatgttgaagatgatgattaatAGTAGGAGTAGTTACCATGAAGAAGGTATTTGGGGATTGAACCAAACGCTTGAGCTTGTGACTCCTCTTCTCCAACTCAGCCGGTGGATTCAACAAATCGACATCATTTGAGAGAACCTACAACACACAACCGCACGGATCTGTATCATCTGATTGAATCTGAATCTCATTGCttctaattaaaaaaataaattgaaatgaGGTTTTACATCTGAATCTGATTACTTCCTTTCACATCAAAATCAAATTGAAACGCCAGTAGAATTTCACTGAATACTATCTTGTATCATCAGAGAAATCAAAACTATATATAAACATTACATTCAAATCGCATCTATTAGCAAATCAAAGacgaaatcctaaaaaaaataacgAAATCAAGATAACTACATCAAAACCAGTACGAATTCAAAATATTGCATCAAAATTCAGATTCGTTATCGCTTCCAACAGATTTTCTTCTtataataacaaacacgcaaatGATTTATCATCGTTATTCCAGATCTAAAAGAGCAGATGTAAAATGAAATCAACGAAAGAAAAATAAACCTAGATGAATCTTAATTATTTGCAGGTTGATTTGATTCTGTAGATGAATCTTCAGATGCAATTGATCTGCTTTGGTTATAATCACATCAAACGAATATTCTTATCCAAAACTTCTTAACCGTTGTTGCAGTAGAAGATCTAAAATGAGACAAAAGAATATTATTATCCAAAACTTCTTCACCGTTGTTGCAGTAGAAGATCTAAAATGAGAAGATGAATctgagaaaaccctagaattttctttttctttgcaactgagagagggagagagaagacatagaaagaaaatgaaaaaacgaAAGTATCTTATGATTTTCCTCTTGTATATATTGAAAATGGTAAAACTGCCAttaggaaaaaaatatatttattattaaGCCCTAAAAATGAAAGTTTCGGGCATAGGGATAACAAAAACCGAAAAATATGGAGTTGGAagagaaggatccattttgtggggtctCCTAATGTTGAACCCATGTAGTAAGGGGTTTACAATAGTTTTCACTTTTTAAATTGGCTTGCCAAAAGAAAGCAGAAACCTGTATGATATAAGAGCAACTTAGCTCTATGGGTATTTATAGAGTTTGAGCTAGTGTTAGGTTCTCTAGTTTCCCTTTCAAGTGGATTTTCTGTGTACAAATGAAGCCGGCAATCAGGTTAGTTTCCGGACCTACCTGATTATTCTTCACATGGCTTTGCACATTCAATCCAACAAGAATCTGACCGGCACTCTCTGGATTTCATCCTATTCAGAGTTGCAGTTCACAATCCCCGCTTGTGGCCGTGAAGCCAAAATCTGAACAATAAGCAAAAGCCAGTCCACGTGAAAACTGGTACCTTATGTTTCAACAATCAGAAAATGACTGTCCAAAAATGACTGAAAGTGACTAATTGTTGCATGTATGCGTCGGAAATGGCATAGTGACATGGCTTACTATATATGAATTTCCTCATCTACTATAATTGCTTGTTTTCTGCTCACAGAGATCTTTCCCCATCGTAGAAACGATTGGTCATCACCcatacatgaaaaaaaaaaatatatagcaATAGATTTTCCCATAATCTTTTTTTagattcttgtttttcttctttcatttttcaTATGAATGGTCTTAACGGGTTGTCCATTTTTTAGGTAGGCATGCAGATCTACTTTGAGGTTGACCAAACACGGCGTGGGTCCATATTCTTGAGCCATTGAGAATTTTCTaaatcatccacatttttctagATCATCCACAATAATTCAGAAACAAACTGGGCGTTGAAGTAGCTAGCCAAGGAACTTACTGAaaaacagaaaaatgaaaagCATGTTTTGAGTTGCATACAACAACAAGAAGGAGCACAACTTATTAACTCACGCTTTAAACCCTCTTACAGTAATCATAATATATCGTACACACGCCTTTTAACAACATGAGTTTTCGTTTGTGGAAGAAGAAGCTATTGGAAAGCATGACCCTAGCTAACTCACTAAGGGCGTTTCTATTGAATCGTAGACGCTATATATAAAAACGAGAGAATTGAGTAAGTATAGTCATCTCATTGTTAGAGAGTGTAAAATGGAATATACGGTGAAAAGGAATTTCTTACTGCATTTGTGGGCAATCTTAGGGATTCTCATGCTCATGTGGCTCACTATTTCGGTAGAGGCGCTTCCCTTTCCATTTCCATTTCTCCCCAAACCCAAAAGAGTGAGGTGCAATTTAATCCAGTATATCGGATGCTACTTGATATGGCAAATTTGCCCAGTGCAGTGTCCCAGTGCCTGTTTAATGGACTGTGCCACCTGCAAACCTGTTTGTAGTAAGTACTAGTGTTTATTTTCGCACTTCAGATCGAAAACTATTGTTTTCCCTGCTTTGGTTAAAAAAAACACTTGCAAACATGCACTTACATTTGCATGTTTAGTTACTACTATAAGTTTTGTTGTTGACATATAGTATTTCTTTCCTGTTGTGATTCAAACTAGGCTGTAACTACCCAGGCGCTGTGTGTCAGGACCCACGGTTTGTCGGTGGAGACGGAATCACCTTCTACTTCCATGGCAAGAAAAACCAAGATTTTTGTTTAGTCTCTGATGGAAACTTGCACATCAATGGTCATTTCATTGGAAAGAGAAACCCGAAAATGAAGCGAGATTTCACTTGGGTTCAATCCATTGGCATTCTCTTTAAAAACCACCAACTTCTTGTGGGAGCTAAAAGAACATCTAAATGGGAAGAAAACATTGATCACCTAGAATTGTCATTTGATGGTAAATCAATCTTTCTTCCACACAATGAAGGTGCAAAATGGCAATCAGCAAAGGGACAAAACGTTATGGTTACTCGTACTAGTAATACAAACGGCGTCACTGTAGAAGTTGCTGGGAATTTAAAATTCTCGGCAGTGGTGGTTCCAATCAGTGCGGAAGAATCAAGAATCCATGTTATGATATTACTGATGAAGATTGTTTTGCTCATTTGAAACTCAGTTTCAAATTCTATAGGTTAACAGATAAAGTAGACGGTGTTTTAGGTCAGACATATAGGAGTAACTATGTTAGCAAGGTGAAGATGGGAGTAACAATGCCAGTTATGGGAGACCATCACAAATATGCATCTTCTCACCTCTTTGCTTCTGATTGTGCTGTTTCTCAATTTCATGGACATCGAATGATGCTTGGAATTGGCAGTAATGATTCAGTTGCCGAGTATCCAGCCTTGAAATGCAGCAGTGGAGTCCACGGAAATGGGGTTGTTTGCAAGAAATAGAAGGAGCGGCCGAGCGGGAGTAAGAAATTAAGAGAATAAAGTGCAAAGCGTTCGGCCCATATATTGCAATGTAATTTCcatgttgtttttttgtttttgatagcTAGGAAGTTCCCTTGTTCTTAACTAGATATTATCCGTGCCATAACGACACTGATTTTATTCAGGGTTATCTCTTATCAAATTATATTCTGGATTACTGAAAATTTAGATGATTGAAAATGCAAACATTGAACGACTCATTATGAGGAATATTTGGTGTTGCGATGGGTGAGTGGCTGAGGCAAAAGAACAACCATACCCTTCAAATAATTATTTTCCCTTGCACGTACGGCCATTATTGCAACCAAAAAGATCGCGTGACGGAATAGTTGAACACTTGAACCTAGCCATTGTCTCCTTCTTTGATCGTTTAATTATACAGTTTAGCGATTAAGAACGGCTGATATGGCGCTAGTGCTAGTGGAGCTAATTTTGGTGAGATATTttcatttatatatttttttattatctttttttgaTGAGATCAAGTGCGTAGCAGAGTATTTGTAGGAAGTTTTGCGTTTAATGGCATGGGAAGTACGTGGGGGGACGAAGGTGGAGCGCGTTTGTAAACGGTTAGTTTTTGTTTGGCGTTTTATGAGTCAGGAATCTTTTACTGTAGGCGCTAGGCGTTTGACATGCGACTGCTACCAGTACCTGATATTTAACAATATTTAGCACTCTTTTCAATTTTGCCTGAAAAAGGTGAGAGTATGGGTTTTCCTGAAACTGAAATAGTACGATTTTAGAGAAATTAGTACCAACGTTTTGACTTTCATCCATTTTGACTTTTACTAgctagaattttatttatttggtCTGTCCCTCCGTTCCAAGGAATcctttgattttttatacgtatTTTATATGTTGCTCTGAAATCTCTCGCTTGAACATGAAATGTTTTTTCCTCGGCCACTTTTACATGAAATCATGGAATGATTATGTTCATGCCTCAGGGCCGGATTGTGCCTCATTGTTGCTCTTACGTCCTGTTTTGTTATCCTGATCATCGACCCTTTGCTATTATTTTAGCTAATACATACGGAGGCGTAGCTGGGTAGTATTAATGTGTGGATAATTTTGGATTATAAGTGAAAATTAGCATTCGCCTGATTTTTTATTTGAAGAGATTTTGAGCCTGTTACAGGAGAAAAGCTAGAAACGCAAAGTAAACGCACACGATGATGTGTATATATTCCTAATTAAGCAGCAACCGTAAACTACTTTTATTATTACTAGCTCCATGCTTAGCTTTTGCACTAGTCTAGTACTCAACATATCGTCCACGGATATCGCAATACTGAGGCCTCATTCCGCACATAGAAGGAAGTTGTCTGGCTTTCTGCATCATCTGTCCCTGGTACGCCTGTCCTTGCATCTGTTGCACCATCTGTCTAACAGCTTCACACCTGCACTCCTCACTCACTCCCCTCATCTCTCTACAGCAGTCTTGGAGTCCTTGCCTTGTTGGATTTCCCTCCTGCTCTATCataatatcatcacctctttgtGATGATTGTCGTAAATACTGTTGACACATATTCATACGCATGCCCCGCATTTGTCGTTGGCACCTATGTGACTGTTGATTGTCCATGTCGTCTTCGATCTCAGTAGTGGTAACAGTGGTCCTGTAAATCGATGCCTCTACTGCAGCTATGGCAAACATGGTGACTACAAGAACCGCCATCGAAGCAGCGAACCTAGCCATAGTTTCTTTGTTTGAACGTCTCTAGAaattatgaaaaacaaaagaaatta includes the following:
- the LOC113291301 gene encoding 2S albumin-like, whose amino-acid sequence is MARFAASMAVLVVTMFAIAAVEASIYRTTVTTTEIEDDMDNQQSHRCQRQMRGMRMNMCQQYLRQSSQRGDDIMIEQEGNPTRQGLQDCCREMRGVSEECRCEAVRQMVQQMQGQAYQGQMMQKARQLPSMCGMRPQYCDIRGRYVEY